DNA sequence from the Colletotrichum destructivum chromosome 9, complete sequence genome:
ATGATATTGGTGATTAGATATTCGGCGAGGTGGAATCGATCACCAGGGATGTTGCTGTTTGTTCCTTTGGGCTTGTTCTGCCAGTGTGCTACCGCGGCATGCATACCAAGGCTGTCTCAGGCTCCAGGGGTCGGACAGGCAATCGCGCAAGGGCTGTGGGACCACGGAGGATCAGGGCAGGGAAGATGTCGAAGACTGGGGACGGGGCTAGTTGGCAAGCGAGATATCCAATGTCAGTGGAGGGAGCTCTGGATTATGGATGGCAAAAGCAAGCGAAGAGATGCATGGATGGGACTAGGAGCAGGactgggaggaggggcggcggcgaaacGAAAGAAAGAGGGCAAGTTTGTGTCTGCGTTTGTTCTGACTGGCCGCTCTTCAGCCGCTCGCGGtcgagggagaaagagagagagagagaggcggtggtggttgATCGCTCTGATCTGCGACGTCAAGACAAAAGGAGGCATTCAGAGGGAAGCacaagggggaagaggaatgcaaagaaggagaaaaagaagaaacgaAAAGAATGAAGACATGCGATGTGAGGTGGTACGTACAGATGGGAGCTAAGCCGTCGTCTGCGCATCCATCAATCCCGGTTTTGGGAGAGAGTGAAGGACGGGGAGAGcggaaaaaagaaagagagaggcTGCCCAGGCAGGAGACaggatgtcgatgctggcggaCCAGATGCCGCTACCAATgggacctcgacggcgctgctGTCGTGCATGCAGATGGAACGAAGCTATACCATGACAGCAAAGAGGTGGGTGTgatggtggtagtggtgatggtgatcgttgttgttgttgctgttgttgctgtcgtcgtcgtcgttgtcgttgtcgagaCGGGTTTCATAGGGTCCCACCTCCCGTCATACAGCGCAATCCAAGCAAGAAACAAGATGCTGCCAGGGAATGAATGACTGAATGGAATGATGGGTTGTTGAACAAGGTTGCGATGACAATGACGAGGCGAGGGGCCGAAGTCGAGTATAACGCCGTGTTGTGTTGTGATAGTCGTCGAAAGGGAGACGCGAAGAGCAAAGGAGGCAAAGGGGGCAAGGCTGTTGCTGGACATGGCAATTGGAatcagggggggggggggggggggggggggggggggcaggacAGGCCATTAGCAAGTCAGTTAAAGGGGGGGACCAAGTGGTCTCTGGTTCTGCCGGTTTGCTTCCAatgctctctctctttctcttaGAACTATCTAGGCGCACTTGCCACTTCCGCCCGTATTGGATTGCTTTGGCCGATGTCTTAGCCCACACCGCACCTCACCCCAAACGGCAAAGCCCCATGAAAGCCCTTTACCACATATGAAGAACGCGGCATCGAAGTCGAGGGGAAGGGATAGGCAGCTTGGCATACCCGCCGGGTTCAACCGTTCCACGTCCCCGGGTGGTTCACTGGTTCCAATCATCGACTTTCGTCTACATGTTGTATGCTGTGTCTCATTGCCGGCGTGCACGACACGACGACGGTAGATGTAATATCATATGCGAGGACGGCTGAGAGTGACACGCCATCTCCCTGGCTCTTCTCTGTATTTGTGTATCtatgtatccgtacctgTGTATCCCTTCCCGTGCCTCGACTTCTGATATCGGCATCTGGCAGGGACCAAGAGCTCTCGGCTTGGCCGTCCAAGGGGGGAAACGTAAAGTATCAAGCATCAAGGATGTGCCTTTCTCTTTCTAACCTTGTTTCTCTATTATTattttttccttctttttttcttacTCGCCCCCTCTTATTAGAGTTACACTGGACCATCTGGCCGGAGGACTCGACAAACTTCAATGGCCAAAGGAGAGAAACAGGCGAGGTTGGTAATTAATTACGCTGCAGTTGTTCTGCAAGCCAGGCCTCGGAAGTCTAGGTATGTCCAGCCAGTCTCTAGCGCAATGAGACGAACTGCCGCCTGCTCGCTCGACCTTGAAACCTTCAAACCCCGGAAATTCCACGCCATCTAGTGTCTTGCGTCTGGTCTCGTGGACGTGTGTACTCTAAACACGTCTTTCATCCCATTGTCATTTGGCCAGCGGAGGAACTTGAGcaaccccaacccccccccccccccccctttgttCCTGTCCGCCGTCTCAATGGCATTGCCGTCCCGTCAATCATTTCATCCTAGTTGTTATGCCATCCCAAAATAACAAAACTCGCCCTGCCGGTTCGTCCCACAACACCCTGCAACGCGACGGCATTTCGGATGGTGGGGAGGACTTccttcggcttcttccaTCCAGCAACAActgtcctcccccccatctGAGCGACATATCTACGGGGTATATGCTCCTTGAGAACTCACCAACATCCGTCCGTCCATCTACATCTATCCGTTGGCATCGCCACACCTAGCCTACTTTCTCCCTGGCATCATCAatgccatcatcgccatcaccatTAGCAAGGgtacgtaggtaggtaagtatAGGTATCGACAGGCATAGGCATAGGCATAGGCATCTTGACCGCCCAGCCGGGCGACGAACCGCGTTGCCCTAGCTCGAGCCAGCGGCATCTTCCAGCTCGCACCTAACATTCACCAAGACGCACATTCTCGCGCCACGGCCCTTGAAGCCATGATCCATCCAGCGCCCTAAAACACCCCCCAAGCCCAGCTTGCCTAAAGAAGTCGCCGCCTCGGGACTAACACGAAAGAAACCCAGCCCGCTGGCCCGCGCCGTCTGGCCGCACGGGTGCAGAGACTGAGTGCACtgatcccccctcccctttcatGTTCCTCGCCCGAGTCATCAAACACACAACAACATACATGTTCGGATGGCAGGTGAacgggaaggggagagggaggaggcaaCCGTAACGTACGCCCGGTACCTGCGTTCGCCATGTTTCCACCGTCCTGAGGCCCCCCAAGGCACCCGAGTCCAGAACAAAGCAGTGGATGCGCATCCAGGTGTTTAATGATATCCATCATAGGTCGTCAGCCCGTCTCGATCCTCCACAATCATAATCGCTCGCCTAGTTGACCACCGGTCTTGATTGATCTGAACGGGTAGTCTTCTCCGCCCGCTGTCTCATCCTCTTCCACGGTTCGCCGTCAGCGGATCTTGTCTCTCGTCAGCGAGTCACATTACCCCCCGGGGGGGGCAGACAAGGGTTGGAGGGGCCGTACTTCTTCAGCCCTCACTTAGAGACTAGGTAGCCGACAACGAGCCAAGTGCAACGATGCAAAGGATCTCAATTCGGCTGCTAGTCAAACATGGGCGGATATGTGACGAACCCACATACTCGCCCCCACATCGAGACCACTTGTCCAGGTACGGTGTTGGCGGGATCCCTCTTCAAGAATGCTCCGGTGGGCAGTAGTGGGTGCGCAACGCCATCGCAATCAATGCCAGCCCACGCATCATCCAGATCAAGCGGGACCTGACGAACCAATATCGGAGTGCCTATTTCCAGACGAGAAATCCTCCGATGGATAAATCGAATTGCAACGCAACACAGCCATCGTGTACATGGGCTCGGGATAATGCAGTGCTACAGCCTACAGCCTACATACAGCCTATGAGCAAGCCGGACCGCCAAAGGCCCCCAAAAACAAaacgaaagagagaaggggtAAAAACCGTCCGACCTCGCGGCTTCATGCCAAATTGCCTTGCACCAGTAGTTCAGAACCCAGCCAGTCGGGCCGCCTGCTTATCCTGTTGCACCCCATTCGGCCGGTTGTCTCGCTCCGTCTCTTCGTACCGCGGCATCGGAAAATGGGCACCACCGAAAACTTGCTTCCGCCGGGGGCGCTTCTGTGCGGCCGTTCGGTATCGCTGGCTGCACAACAACGGCCGCGACCCGACACCCCCCTGGCCGCCTTGCGTGCGACACAGAGTCATGGGAGACAGACATCCGACGACTCCACggctccccctccccagcaAGGGTACGGCAGCCCGGCACTCGTTCGTGCAAACACTCGGACCCCGACCCCACCCCGCGAAGGGCAGTGGATCGTTATATCGGCCTGTTCCTCTCTTAAGGTATCAGAGactggggggagggggttgctGATCTTGTTTACCTACCGTAGCGCCCTGCTTTCCCCTTCGCAACAtgagaagagaagagacaTACATCCGGCCGGCCCCgcgggggagaaggggggccGTAGCACAGACAATCAGCCCGCCGTTCCCACCCTCTTAGAGCAATTTCATTCTCATCTGCTTTTCTTATTCCAAGTTGAGTtgcaaaagaaagaaaaaggagcTACCATGTGTATTCGTTCCGACTCGGTTGAGCGGGACATTCTCAATCGACACACAACGCTTGCGGGACTCGTCCTGGGTGCGATGGTGAGCGCAAAAGAaagcccggcggcgtcgggaCAAGGACCCCGGCCGGTTTCTAACCCCAgcgggaggaagggggggggtgcAGGTCATCTGGTGCCGGACCTGGCCTGGTCACAATAGGATTGATTACATGACAGGATGAGATCGAAAGGGCCCTTGCTGCCAGCGCTTGCTTTTTCCCTCCCATTGAGATCCCAAGAAACACCTCAATCTTCGGGCCCCTTGCCGTTTTGTTGGCCGCCTGGGCCTCCCGGCAGGCCTGGGACTGGCTGCTGATCTCAGAGCTGCCGGGTTGGAAGAAACCCCGGCGGGCCTGAgcccccttccttctcctcggtTGCCTGCCGCTGCATAATCAGATCGGCGGTGTCGTCTCGGTCGTCTTAGTCGtcgttctcgacgtcgaccaaGCCCTTTGTTTCACACTCGAGCTGATGCAGgtgtcctcccccccccccctgacCGAGTGAAATATATGCTGGATGGGTTCGATATTCTGCAAGCCCCCGCGGCAGCCGCAGCCACTTTGGCCAATCTGAAAACACAGAATGAAATGGGGATTTTGCTTCTTTCTCCCCAGGCATGCAAGGGGGGCTTGTCCGGCGAGGAAGATCGTGTGCAGAGGATTTGTGtgtcatcgtcttcgtcagggTCCCGTCAGAGGGTGGTATTCCGTGATTTTGACGAAAGGtaggggaggaggcgggggaAGCATATGTATGATAGTGAGACAGCTGCGTGACGTTCGTTCCACTACAGTCAGTCAACCTCTTTCTCATTCCGACTTCAGCAAACGAACTTGTCTACCTGTTACTTTTTTTCGATTCAGCCCGCCGTCACTTCCGCTTGTGCCCTCCAAATccagaagagagagagacttcCTTCTGGAGCTGAAGATGACTGAAGACCTTTCCTCTCCCTACCTCCCTCCTTTCCGCCACAGGCGTGGAATCTgcgccgttgccgtcagGGACTCGTCAAAGGGTCTCACTGCGAACGAGCTCCAGCCTTGTCCAGCTCGCCCTTTCTCAGATCGTCCCGATGCCAAATCGGATACACACCAGAGTGGCTCGAGTCTTAAACGGATTGTCGACTGAAGCGGGGATTCCATCGAATCTTCCTCAGACCCCCAGGGCCAGATCGTGAAAGGCCCTTGCAAGGGGGGCAAAGGGCCATGGCTGCTGGGTTGACTGTGATGAATCCTTGTTACGAGGTGGACGTTCACTTCGGTGGTTGGGGAGCTCATCACATGCAGTCGGGCCTGCTGTAGCGAGTTGCTGGCCGGGAAGACGACATGGAGATCGACGAAAGGACCCAGGCAGGTCTGGAGTCAAAGGCAGTCCATGTAGACATCATTGACACTGAGCAATGGTGGATGGTTGGTATGAAGCCTACGAGTCTGATTTCTGTATGAAGAGTGTACGATGCGAAATTTCACATACAAACAGCGAGGTAAAGCCCTCTCTATGTGTCTCGTAGTTACAGCTACGAAACTCTATAAATTGCCCATGATGCGCCTAGGTGCATGATCTTTGATGACCAATACAAGaatgtctctctctctacttGGACTGCCCTCGaatctcggcctcggtctcgacgTGGTCCATCCTCTTGGGCCGCTTGAAGGGGTGCGCCTCGGTGTTGAGCACCCAATCGTCGAGGCTGAGGACGTCGGGCGGGGAGAAGATGAGGTAGAAGTACTTGAGCGTCTCGGCGAACCAGAAGCTTTCCATCGAGTCCGTCTTGGTCGTGTCGCCCGGCTGCACGTTGACGTTGTCGATGGCCGAGTAGGCCAGCGGCGTCTCGGTCGCGCGCTGGATGGCTTGAAACATGTCCCAGGCGACGTCGCGCCACTCGTCGTCACCCGTGATGCGATACATGTAGAAAATGCTCTCAATGGCCTCCGGGCGAAGCATGTAACGGCCGTCGCGGACCTGCTTGACGCCCCCCGGCACGCCCGGGCGACCGTGTTTCTTCTCGTCCCACTCGCATGCGCCGTGGTCCGGCTCGGCGCAATGGTGGAACGTCATGATCTCGGGCATGATGCCCGTGGGGAACACCTTGTACGCCCAGGCGCAACCGCGCGAGATCTTCTCGCCAATAGTGACGTACGAGTTCCGGCCCAGAagcttgccggcgaggccgtacATGGCGCCAGCAAAGCAGCCAAGGTGCTGGGCCTCGGGCGTCAGGTCGACCGAGGTCGCGTGGGCAAAGGCATTGCCCGGGACGAGAATGTCGGTCACGTTGGGCAGGATGGGGCGGAAGAGGATGTGCTTGTCGATGGCATCGAACGAGCTACTGGTGAGCTTTTCAtactcgtcgtcgaggccgccgagcagtGCGTGCATCTTAGGAAGGTACTCGTATAGAGAATCCGCCTGCGCGCCAATGCTGAAGGAGCTGTcgtcgaccttctcctcaCGGTAGTTCATGAACATGGGCCACATACCGGGCAGTTTGCTCTTGTCCTGCGTCTTGACGAGGAACTCTTTCACACGCTCGGTCGCGTCGTAGTATTTCGGGTCACCCGTCAGCTGGGATAGGCGGGTAAATTCCATGGACAGCGAGCATCccgcggccgaggactcGCGCTCGCCAACCTTCTGCCTGCCATACTTGGCATCCGAGAACTTGAACCAAAAGGGTGGCATGCGGTTCGGGGTGTCGAAGCCCATGTACAGCATGTCGCCCAACTCCACGGCCTTGGCCAGCAAGGCCGGCTCGCCGCTCAGGTCGTAGGCGCCGATGAGACCACCCAGATGACGAATGGTCGTCTCGAACAtgttggcggcggtctcggtGGTGTTGGACCAGTCGAGTTGGGCGACGGCGCGAACAGCGCGGCGGAAGTCGTCGTGCATTCCCATGATCCACAGCgagtcgaggccgtcgaccaTGGTGGCCGCCCAGCCGCCGAAAGTGTTCTTGCCACGGCCAGACACAGGTGTCAGCTCGTCCCACGTCCATGCGTGGTCAACATAGCTGGCCCAGCTCCGTCGGAAGGCGTGGACCACGGCTGCCCTTCTCGACTCGATCTGCTTTCCCCTTTCCTGGTCGCGGTCCTCGTCGTGGGATAGtttcttgctcttcttcttttctccccGACTgttcttgctgctgctgctgctgctgcccccgTCAAAGTCGTATTGGACTTGCGGGAGGTCGCGAGGAGTGCCAGCCGGCGGGGTTCTCAGCGGCTTTTCGAGCGGATATTCGAGGGTCAAGCTGCCCCAGTCGTAGCCCGACTTGCGGTAGTGGATGCCGTTGTAGATGATGTCGCCGGTGCCCCAGCCAACGGGAAGGCCGGTATGCCAGAGGAATAGCAACGTTAGGGCGATGACCAGGTAGATGGGTAGCCTCGcggggcggcgccggcggatGGTGATCATGATGGCGGCTCAGAGTAAGGAGAAAGTGGCGGCAACGACAGCATTGCTCGGCACAGCTGGTTACTCATATCgtttcctcgtcgaggttggGGGAGTGGATGAGTTTGATGCTTCACCCTACGAGGGGGGGCCGTGTCGAAGGAAGGAAAACCAACGCTGGGACAGAACTTGGCAAGAAAGAACTTCTCGTGGGTTTAAGACTCTACCGGTCCAAACACCCTGGTGCTGCTGATGTCAGGGGGTGGAGGGACCGCCAGGGGAATGATCGAATCGGGGAGGGTTCGACTTTGCCAAAAACTCAAAAGAAGCCAAGGCGTCGATGCTCACACGTGTACTCTGTAATACGCTACCTAAAAACAGGTATCCCGTACCCAAACGGTAAATCAGACACCGCTGCCCGTTACACCGTCATTGACTCCGACTCTCGGTCAGAAAACCAGCATGCAAACACTCCATGAGGACATATCATCCAAGGAATTGAAACGGACGGATCGTCAAGCGGTGGGCCGGCGACCGCTCATTAGATGGGCGCCGTGTCGCATCATGACATGTCCTTTCGGGGGTCACGACCTGCTACTGTactttccccctccccccttgtGCTCCTCGTATCAAGATTGGTGAGGCTCCCACGCTGAAACGAGGGTGTCCCCGGTCTCTCGCCATTATTTTAGAAAGTTTGTGGGGGTTCCCGGGCCCGCTACCCCCTGTCCATCAGTGGATTGGCTGCTGCTACTCGTCCGCATTAAATTAGTGAAAACAGCGAGAAAACAAGGCATTTCCTGCGATTCGGTTGGAATCCGACACTTGTACGGATATCGTTATGCATACATGCGTAGCGAGGAACGTGGGCCCGAGCGCGAAAAATTGACTCCCTTGTCCGACGTGGTGGGTCCATCACCATTTCAGGCATCTAGCAAAGGCACAACGAATAATACAGGTCAGGTCATTCACCCGATGCCATGCGCAACAT
Encoded proteins:
- a CDS encoding Putative glycoside hydrolase family 47, six-hairpin glycosidase-like superfamily, with translation MITIRRRRPARLPIYLVIALTLLFLWHTGLPVGWGTGDIIYNGIHYRKSGYDWGSLTLEYPLEKPLRTPPAGTPRDLPQVQYDFDGGSSSSSSKNSRGEKKKSKKLSHDEDRDQERGKQIESRRAAVVHAFRRSWASYVDHAWTWDELTPVSGRGKNTFGGWAATMVDGLDSLWIMGMHDDFRRAVRAVAQLDWSNTTETAANMFETTIRHLGGLIGAYDLSGEPALLAKAVELGDMLYMGFDTPNRMPPFWFKFSDAKYGRQKVGERESSAAGCSLSMEFTRLSQLTGDPKYYDATERVKEFLVKTQDKSKLPGMWPMFMNYREEKVDDSSFSIGAQADSLYEYLPKMHALLGGLDDEYEKLTSSSFDAIDKHILFRPILPNVTDILVPGNAFAHATSVDLTPEAQHLGCFAGAMYGLAGKLLGRNSYVTIGEKISRGCAWAYKVFPTGIMPEIMTFHHCAEPDHGACEWDEKKHGRPGVPGGVKQVRDGRYMLRPEAIESIFYMYRITGDDEWRDVAWDMFQAIQRATETPLAYSAIDNVNVQPGDTTKTDSMESFWFAETLKYFYLIFSPPDVLSLDDWVLNTEAHPFKRPKRMDHVETEAEIRGQSK